The Lycium barbarum isolate Lr01 chromosome 10, ASM1917538v2, whole genome shotgun sequence genome includes a region encoding these proteins:
- the LOC132613052 gene encoding uncharacterized protein LOC132613052: MGCNKQILDVLGYTVGDLPFRYFGVPLDSKKLAIAHCIPLIEKITTKIQCWSSKLLSYAGRLQMIKLVLFGLQTYWAQIFILPKKVLKLIEAICRTFLWTGDSTNSEKALVAWERAVEHATDMLGFNRSIRGWNEEVQLIKLLAKRRSSHSTITCCLFAMLVALIWRERNNIRFQKAHFHPEKICKELAQHIHIQGRHNIKWQRTLTTIDSYP, translated from the exons aTGGGATGTAACAAACAGATCCTAGATGTCCTAGGTTATACTGTTGGTGACCTCCCATTTAGATATTTTGGAGTGCCATTGGACTCAAAGAAGTTGGCCATTGCTCACTGCATACCCCTGATTGAAAAGATAACAACAAAAATCCAGTGTTGGTCTTCAAAATTGTTGTCCTATGCTGGTAGGCTACAGATGATTAAGTTAGTACTATTTGGACTTCAAACTTATTGGGCTCAGATATTCATACTGCCCAAAAAGGTCTTGAAACTGATTGAAGCCATATGTAGAACCTTTTTATGGACAGGGGATTCTACAAATTCAGAAAAAGCCTTGGTAGCATGGGAAAGA GCTGTGGAACATGCTACTGATATGTTGGGGTTCAACAGAAGCATTAGAGGGTGGAATGAAGAAGTGCAGTTGATAAAACTGTTAGCTAAAAGGAGATCAAGCCATAGCACCATCACTTGTTGCTTATTTGCTATGCTGGTGGCTCTAATTTGGAGAGAAAGGAACAACATCAGGTTCCAAAAGGCCCATTTCCATCCTGAAAAGATCTGCAAAGAGTTGGCACAACATATACACATCCAAGGTAGGCACAATATCAAATGGCAGAGGACACTTACTACTATAGATTCCTATCCATAg